TCATTCGGTGGGGACTCAAAACCAGAGGTATGAGCTGAGGTGATATGAATGGAAGAACGACCATTACGTTCCTGCGAGGATGAAGAAGCTTACCCCGAAGAAAGCAGTGCAGGAGTGGGGCCACCTGAAATACCATTAACGACTAGAATCTCCACTTATCTGCGCACATATACGAAGTCTAAGAGACACTTCACCGACCTTCTGTTCAAAATTGGCCTAGGCCTTTGCGCCCTTCTAGTCATAGCTCCATTCTTTCTCATTCTGATTGAAGTTTCGTCTACAGGTTTTGCCGTTGTGTTTGGAAGCGGAGAAGGTGAGGGGCTTGAATTCTTCACGACATATCCGGGCGGTGGGCTAACTGGTGGCTTGGCACACGCATTCATTGGAACATTATCTCTGGCTGCTGTAGCAGGAATTGCAGGAATTCCAATTTCAGTTCTGGGAGCAGTCTACATTAACGAATATACTGAAGCTGGAATAGTGAGGTCAGCTATTGAATTTGCTGCAGATGTGCTAGCCGGAATACCTTCCATCGTCTTTGGAGCTTTTGGTTTGGCGCTTATTGTTGATGTACTCAATTTTGGAAAAGGTTTGATGGCAGGCGGACTTACACTTGCCTTCATGATGATTCCCACCATTCTACGGACGACGCAAGAAGCTCTTCGAGCGGTACCCATGTCATTGCGAGAAGCTTCACTCGCGCTTGGAGCAACTCGATGGACCACCACATGGCAGGTTACGGTCAGGTCGGCATTTCCGGGCATCGTTACAGGAGTACTCCTAGCTTTTGGCCGAATCATAGGAGAAACCGCGCCGTTGATATTCACAGCAGGAAACTCGCTTCGTGCTCCAACAGAGCTTTTTGGAGCGGGCTCATGGGTAGCATCTGTTCCATATACGATATACCTCTACACCATCGATCCTCGACCCTATCTTCATCCAAAAGCGCATGCTGCAGCGCTTGCTCTCATGATGATAGTGTTCACCATCGACTTGATTGCTAATTATATATCCATCAAATTCACCAGGAGACTAGTTTGACGTTGTCAGGCGAACATAAAATTGAAGTTGAAAATCTGTCAACATGGTTTGGCAGGAAGCAGATTCTGAAAGACATTTCTTGTTACTTCGAAGACAACAGCGTTACAGCAATCATGGGCCCTTCTGGTTGTGGCAAGTCTACATTTCTCCGCACAATCAATAGGCTCAATGACGTAGTAGACGATTTCAAAATGACTGGTCATATCTACATCGAAGGTGAAGACATATACAGCCGTC
This sequence is a window from Candidatus Lokiarchaeota archaeon. Protein-coding genes within it:
- the pstA gene encoding phosphate ABC transporter permease PstA, with protein sequence MEERPLRSCEDEEAYPEESSAGVGPPEIPLTTRISTYLRTYTKSKRHFTDLLFKIGLGLCALLVIAPFFLILIEVSSTGFAVVFGSGEGEGLEFFTTYPGGGLTGGLAHAFIGTLSLAAVAGIAGIPISVLGAVYINEYTEAGIVRSAIEFAADVLAGIPSIVFGAFGLALIVDVLNFGKGLMAGGLTLAFMMIPTILRTTQEALRAVPMSLREASLALGATRWTTTWQVTVRSAFPGIVTGVLLAFGRIIGETAPLIFTAGNSLRAPTELFGAGSWVASVPYTIYLYTIDPRPYLHPKAHAAALALMMIVFTIDLIANYISIKFTRRLV